The genomic segment ggacaccccccaaaaattaaaaaaaaattaaatactctctacaccccccatttgctaaggacacccctaaaaaattaaaaattcctaaattaccccccaccctccccaccccctcacctaaattgctctctacaccccccaaaccccctccaccccgctcttcccctccaaaacacctcgccaacgcccaaaacccccccgttcccccttctccctctcgtcgccggcattctcccgatctccgaccacctcgccggcttctcccggaaccacctcgccggcttctcccgaaatttttttttcacggttcgtgctccgttcggcactggatcgccgaacaaaaggcttctgttcggctgaacagtgccggacagaagccttctgttcggcactgtgcagccgaacagatctgttcggttgatggttgccgaacagaaggcttctgttcggcactgttcagccgaacagaagccttttgttcggcgatccagtgccgaacggagcacgaaccgtgaaaaaaaaaatttcgggagaagccgacgaggtggttccgggagaagccggcgaggtggtcggagatcgggagaatgccggcgacgagagggagaagggggaacgggggaggaggggtttaaggggggtttgaggggtttttttttttttttcttttcaaaacgaaacggaggaggaggaggggggtgtatgagaaaatttcaagggcaatatggtaattacactaaaggttagtttgggtattttttttttggtttttggggggtgtcctgagcaatagggggggtgtatatagaactaccccaaTTGGAGTGTGGAGCCGCGGACCGAGGCGGAGACCGCGGGCCCACCAGTGTCACGTGACCGTACGGTCACACCTGACGACGCTTCTGTCTTACGCTTCTCCCCCAGATCCGCCGCAAGCCTATCCCCTTCGAACCACTTCATAAGCCGTCTAAAGTCTTAGAATACAAAATTTTCGGCTCACCGATGGGTACGTTACGCAAACATGGAGGAACTCACTTTGTTTCGTATTACGTCCCTAATAGCTGATCCTCTCTGACACGAAGAAGCTTGTAACGGCTGTTTTTGCCTGTTATGCTAATCGTGACCTTTTTCGAAGGAATATCAATTGGGACCTGAATTCCAACTCTTTGTTCGCGACTCCACTATTGCTAGCGCTCTTGTGGCGGGCCCCTTGTCGGAGGAGTTAAAAAAAGAGTTCAATCATTGGTCCCGAAAACGAACACTTTTCTTAAATACGACTCGGTCCACTCCGCCTGGCTTCCATAGCGGCGAAAAGGGTCAATATTTTGCAGCGCCAGGAGCGCTGCACCACAAGAGATCCCCAGGGCCAATTCACCCGGTTTCGGCCAATTAAGCGAATTGTATTTTGCCACGTGGCACAAGGAAAGTTACGTTTTTTGGACGGGCGCCCTGCAGCATTACATCTCTGAAAGCAGGGGGGCAAAAAGGGCCCAATGGTATCCCCCTCCTGCCCCTAACATatttcctaaattaccccctcaaaccccccacCCCGCCGCTATATTTGCCCCCACTCGCCCCTCTCCACCGCCTCGCACCACTCtcgtctcttctctctctcttttctttggcGGTTTCTATGGCGGAGTTTCCACCGAATCCTGATGACGGCGAGCTCTGGCTGCCGTCGGAGATATTCCCGGACGTCGGCGTCGGCCTCCGCCACCACAGCCAGCCCGCTCCCCCCGATCTCTCCTACTTGGACGACCTCGCCGAGAAACTTGCCGCCTTCGGCCTCCTCGATCGCAGCCACCTTCTCCGACCCAACCATCATCCCTCCGACGTCCGTCTCCGTTCCGCCATCTCATCTCCTCTATCTTTGCTTTCCCGTTAAATGCTAACCCTTTTCTCTCTTTCATTCTTGGGTTGCAGGGGTTTCGTTTTGATAACGGATCAGTTTCACGGTTCGGTCCTTCGGCGGAGAGGGAGGCTGGAGCGGGGATGGTGTACGACGGGTTCCGTTCCCCGGCGGTTTCGAGGCGGGTGCttggcgccgccgccgccgccgccgccgccgcttcgCGGCCGGTGTTTCCTTTTTCCGCGGCGAAGCCGTCTCAGGTATACCGGGGATGAGCTGGCTCCTTGTGGCACTTGGTTATTTCTTTCTACATTTGGTGTTTTGCTTTCTGTATCCTTGCCATTTTTAGTGATGGGTCTGTTTTATTTGCGTAACTTTTAATGCAGGTGGAGGCTTTTGGCCAGGGGAGAAGTGGGGTTATGGCAAGACAGCAGCAGTTGCCGATTCGAGGTCGGCGGTTCGTTCCGGTTCGGACCGGCGGGACTGGGAGGGAGTGTGGGGGCACCGGCGTGTTCCTTCCTCGGGTGAGCCGTAACGAAGTCGTGGCTCCAACGAAGAACAGACCTAGTAGGTCTTAATACTGCTGACCTCttcccctcttttctttttacttGCTTTCTAAGCTTTGTTCCCGCTATATATTATCCTTTCCGTGTTTTTTTATTCCTCTGTTCTTGTTCCCTTCGTTAAGTAGTATGGCAAATTACCGCTATTTCTTATAATTTTTAGCACTTCATCTTCATTCCTTTTGGTATATCCGAAGTTTCTCGTCGATTTCAAACTATAATATGTTTACATTATCAATTTACATGCTACTTTGAATCAAAGGTGTCTGCTTGCTTAACATGTTGTATGTTTACTGCCTTTTGTTTCTCTAATTTTTGTGttttatctttgtttttttggtatatttcgtttttcttttcttgtaaaATAGTAGATTAAGAGCTTTGAACTTTTTACTGAGTTGGTTATATATTTTAGTATATTTTTTGGCCGCTCGCTGACTGTTTGGATTTGTTCTGTAGGCATCAAAAATGGAGGAGAGCGACAGAAGCAGGCCATGGGGAAGCAAGGAATGCCATTTCATCAGGCTCCTCCTCCTGAGATGCGTCTGCCTCAGGACTGGACCTACTGAGAGGCCCCCATTCCCCTCACCCATCCCCTTTGTCAGTCGCTGTGTAAAGAAAAAGACCACCCCCTTGTTTTCTCGTGCTGTTGTCTTTTGAGGAATAAGTACAAGGAAAGCAGAGGAAGGAGGGTGGGGGGGTTTGGGAATGGATGCCgtggaaggggaaaaaaaatagagaacgaAAGGAAGTGGAAATAACTAGCTTGGTCTGTAGCAATGGAAGGAAATAACAGCACTTGGACGAGGGAAGCTGATaggattgaatttttttttcctttttttttaaagtctGTCTTCGTTGTCTTTTGTCTCTTTAGTCCTCCTGGCTTGTTTGCCTCAGTACTGTATACatgtattaattaattaataaaaatgatATATTAATAGGAAGCTTGGATGTTTTATTTAAGAATAAAATTATTGTTAGCTTGGATGTGTTGAATGCACACGCTGTGGGATTAGTGGTCTGGTCCTCCAACCGGCGGAGTTGGTTTCCATTTTTGAAGGGGGTGTGGGATTAATGGGGACATACATGGTAAGGGGAATGGTAGCCATTTAATGCTCCTCTCTTGTGAACAGGGAAAGCGGCCTTTGTGCTTCTTCGATATCCTCCCAACTCTGGTCAAGGGCCTCAAGGCGGTCCCCATGCGGATTTTGTTGTGTACCCGTTCCCCTGGGCCCTTAGACCACTGCAAGAAATCCATTCTTTTAGGCTGTCTTCCATTGGAAGCATAACTTCTGATAAGTTAATCAGGAGTGGTAGAAATTAAGATTATCTGAATACTCTTAGGTAGCTTTTGTTGACCCTGACATCAGGTTGTCCTCTGGTCCTTCATAATTCAACGTTATCGTATTTGGCATCTTATATTTTAgtaattaaagatttttttttgggtacaactgTATGTCTGTAattaaagattttcaaataacttGTTTGGTTCTCCATAAAAATTCagaattattatatatatatatatatatatatatatatatattaattatataaaatatattacaacaaatattattatttttttatttatatattaattattaataatttagTAGCCCTATAAATTATCAaacttataaaatatattaataattattgtagaataaatatttttatttatacttattagatatttttgagtaaattacaaaaactctTAGGTTAGATGCAAATTACATTTACATCTATTAGTTTGGAAACCTACACTCACAATGCTTTTGAGATTTATTTGGAGCCTATACTTTAACCCATACTATTAGGTAGACCGTTAATCCTAAATTTGATGTTAGAATAATTGTATAAAATGACCATAACCTTCAACACAAAGCTAGAAACCTTCTCcatttatctcttcttttttttggtgcaacGGCGGCTCACATATAATGGGTGTGAATGCGGCtaataaagtcagaaaacaaGAGGCTACAAAAAAGCGTGGCATGGACCCACTGTCCAGCCAAACAAACCCACCAGAGTGACGGGCTGcaaaggaggcaacccaatcaaTAGCTTCGTTTGCCTTCCTGTAAACGTGTGAGGCCTGGTAAGAGTGGCACTCCCCAGCAATCTACGAATTTTATGGATCAACGGCCAGTCCTCAACTGTGCATCCCCGACCCCAAATCCACTCAACCATCATGACGGAATCCTCCTCACCGTTGATGTGGTCCGCACCCAGCACTTGCCTCGCATAGCAGACACCCTCCCAGGCTGTTCTAAGCTCGGCACATGCCACTGACAAGTCAAAGGTCCGCTGACCCCCTGCTGCAACTAGTCTTGCATCGTGGTCTCGGATGATGAAACCCACACCACTGCATCTCCCGTCATTAGCCATACTAtcatcgaagttcaccttgaggAAACCAGGGGGTGGGAGCTCCCAGGAGATAAAGATTGTCCTGGATGCTACAAAAGTAGAGAATGGGGGCTCCATATGTCCTTAGTCAACCCAGCAGGCGAAACCTCTGCAGTGCCAGTGATCTCTGCCGCATGCAAAAGCTCTCTAACCGTTGTCAACCTCGGATGAGGGCTACCGCCCTCAAAGATTCGTGCATTCTTATCTAGTCAGCAATAGTAGGCCAGATAGGCAACTCGAGTCCCCCTCTCCTTAGACTCGGAGCCCCGTAACTCAGTTTTGACCAATGTACCATGATTCTTTGCCCTAAGTAGTTCATTATATCTAGTAGGTAGCTTAGAACATGACTCATTGCACTTCTCCTCCACTCCTTTGGGAGCTTTTTTTTTGCTCTATATAGTtgctgtaacaacccaggacctcacccaaaatggctagctggaaggtattatttgggtttcttgatcctgtaaaGTACTCAAGatttacccagcgaataaccgatatgggactaaatacacgcccgcacaggtcctcacatactcccctcgttcaagtcctgacgtcctcgtcaggctaagggttcatatctattcaaatcaaatcacaaacaccacaattgacccgtggtcagcctcaatggatccgtgctgcagtgtcccctagtccatataggttatgggccgggtctgctctgataccatttgtaacaacccaggacctcacccaaaatggctagtcggaaggtactatttgggttccttgatactgtataagtacccaagatctacccagcgaataaccgatgtgggactaaacacacgcccgcacgggtcctcacagttGCATCATGTGAGGCGCAGCACCATGCTTTTTAGTGAAAGTTTGGTACATTAGCTCATAACTCATATATGGATCTGCTTTTAAGTGATGCTCTATTATCCTGGCTATTCATTTGGAGTttgcattattattttttataagccTTACACATGTATGCTGCCCCTATAAGGTTTTTAGCATGAATGTTCTATTGTTAGGAGTAATAGATGCATGAATTCTCCAATTACATCCCTAACCTAAGTAGTGGGCAGTCACTCTCTCAGGTTCATTCTTATCCCTCTTAAGTTCATAGCCATCCTAGACAGTATAATCTCTCATTACATTTCTAAAGTCATTCACATCCACAAATAGTTGCCCTTGCTCAAACACAATTTGCCTCATCTCCGCAATCTTCAATGTTTTGCCCTGTATAATTAGTGAGGAGAAGTTCCTTCTGGTCACCTTAGAACTGGACTCCCCCCATT from the Phoenix dactylifera cultivar Barhee BC4 chromosome 14, palm_55x_up_171113_PBpolish2nd_filt_p, whole genome shotgun sequence genome contains:
- the LOC103714285 gene encoding uncharacterized protein LOC103714285 isoform X1; its protein translation is MAEFPPNPDDGELWLPSEIFPDVGVGLRHHSQPAPPDLSYLDDLAEKLAAFGLLDRSHLLRPNHHPSDGFRFDNGSVSRFGPSAEREAGAGMVYDGFRSPAVSRRVLGAAAAAAAAASRPVFPFSAAKPSQVEAFGQGRSGVMARQQQLPIRGRRFVPVRTGGTGRECGGTGVFLPRVSRNEVVAPTKNRPSIKNGGERQKQAMGKQGMPFHQAPPPEMRLPQDWTY
- the LOC103714285 gene encoding uncharacterized protein LOC103714285 isoform X2; this encodes MAEFPPNPDDGELWLPSEIFPDVGVGLRHHSQPAPPDLSYLDDLAEKLAAFGLLDRSHLLRPNHHPSDGFRFDNGSVSRFGPSAEREAGAGMVYDGFRSPAVSRRVLGAAAAAAAAASRPVFPFSAAKPSQVEAFGQGRSGVMARQQQLPIRGRRFVPVRTGGTGRECGGTGVFLPRVSRNEVVAPTKNRPSRHQKWRRATEAGHGEARNAISSGSSS